A window from Roseburia sp. 499 encodes these proteins:
- a CDS encoding EAL domain-containing protein, giving the protein MNIQFQICGLSILFLLILFYKSHSTLHLYKEKVFYTVLCIITASLMGDVWSLVAIYFRQSLPSILVESVCKLYVISLIWGSWSALIYVVTDLLSEKEHRKLMFRLALFALAQSVMIYLLPIHIFNEGEQMYTYGVAVWWVYIFVGLYIIATLTVTCVFRKRLNPRRRFAIILWMIIWMASAAFQLFNKALLVVGFASAIGVLILFVIMENPEANLERRLGCFNSYALTEYLKQLYEQKKSFSVLEISFENAEILEEHSMDADEMFRKVLKISRHYDDVLAFKNINLGLVLISTKAEKLETVGKAILNGCSDSMVFFKSALTVLIPQADVFSDMEELFRFLTFVRTECRDIKGRMISAQEEMIAKYQSQSLIEHEITDALLEDRVEVFLQPIYSNEEQRVTSAEALVRIRKRDGELMSPGVFIPVAEDNGQILELGERVFEKVCYFLKNTDMIKKGIHYVEVNLSVVQCEKVDLAERLISIIEKYQIDPGLINLEITETASIRARQILLENMKKLIDYGFSFSLDDFGKGESNLMYMVEMPVSIVKLDYDMSKAFFQSEKARHVVRAVVNMVHGMKLKLVAEGIETKEEAQSMYEEGIDYIQGYYYSKPLPIQEFLIKGTGSLTP; this is encoded by the coding sequence ATGAATATACAGTTTCAAATATGTGGATTAAGCATTTTATTTTTACTGATTCTATTTTATAAAAGTCACAGTACCCTCCATTTATATAAAGAGAAAGTATTTTATACGGTATTATGTATTATTACAGCAAGTTTGATGGGAGATGTTTGGTCTCTGGTGGCAATTTATTTCAGACAAAGCCTGCCATCTATTTTGGTAGAATCTGTCTGCAAACTTTATGTTATTTCCCTAATCTGGGGATCATGGTCTGCACTCATATATGTTGTTACCGATTTGCTTTCTGAGAAAGAGCACAGGAAATTGATGTTTCGATTGGCGTTGTTTGCTCTTGCGCAGAGTGTGATGATATACTTGCTTCCGATTCATATTTTTAATGAAGGAGAACAGATGTATACATATGGAGTGGCTGTTTGGTGGGTGTATATCTTTGTTGGATTGTATATCATTGCAACATTAACAGTGACTTGTGTGTTTCGAAAACGGTTAAATCCAAGGAGAAGATTTGCAATTATTCTCTGGATGATTATCTGGATGGCAAGTGCTGCTTTTCAGCTTTTTAACAAGGCACTTTTGGTGGTTGGATTTGCTAGTGCAATTGGTGTACTGATTCTGTTTGTGATTATGGAAAATCCGGAAGCAAATCTTGAGAGAAGATTAGGATGCTTTAATTCTTATGCATTAACGGAATATTTAAAGCAGTTGTATGAACAAAAAAAGAGCTTCAGCGTTCTGGAAATCTCATTTGAAAATGCAGAAATTTTGGAAGAACATAGCATGGATGCAGACGAAATGTTTAGAAAGGTGCTAAAGATTTCGAGGCATTATGATGATGTTCTTGCTTTTAAAAATATAAATTTGGGACTTGTCTTAATCAGCACAAAAGCAGAAAAACTGGAAACTGTGGGGAAAGCAATTCTTAACGGTTGTTCTGATAGTATGGTGTTTTTCAAATCAGCACTTACTGTTTTGATTCCGCAGGCAGATGTGTTTTCAGACATGGAGGAATTGTTTCGTTTTCTGACATTTGTTCGGACGGAGTGTAGGGATATAAAGGGAAGAATGATTTCTGCACAGGAAGAAATGATTGCAAAATATCAGTCACAAAGTTTGATTGAGCATGAAATTACAGATGCACTTTTAGAAGACCGAGTGGAGGTCTTTTTACAGCCGATTTATTCCAATGAGGAACAGCGGGTTACATCTGCGGAGGCATTGGTAAGGATTCGGAAGAGAGATGGAGAACTGATGTCTCCCGGAGTATTTATTCCCGTTGCGGAGGATAACGGGCAGATATTGGAATTGGGAGAGCGGGTTTTTGAAAAGGTCTGCTACTTTTTGAAAAATACAGATATGATAAAAAAGGGAATCCATTATGTCGAAGTAAATCTTTCCGTTGTCCAGTGTGAAAAGGTAGATTTAGCAGAGCGGTTGATTTCCATTATTGAAAAATATCAGATTGATCCCGGATTGATTAATCTAGAAATTACGGAAACGGCATCTATTCGGGCAAGGCAGATTCTTCTGGAGAATATGAAGAAACTGATTGATTATGGTTTTTCTTTCTCGTTGGATGATTTTGGAAAAGGAGAATCGAACCTGATGTATATGGTGGAAATGCCTGTTTCCATCGTTAAACTGGACTATGATATGTCAAAAGCATTTTTCCAATCTGAAAAGGCAAGACATGTGGTTAGAGCGGTGGTAAATATGGTACACGGAATGAAATTGAAGTTGGTGGCAGAGGGTATTGAAACAAAAGAAGAAGCGCAAAGTATGTATGAAGAAGGAATTGATTACATACAAGGCTACTATTATTCCAAACCATTGCCAATACAGGAATTTTTAATTAAAGGGACAGGCTCGTTGACGCCATAG
- the thiT gene encoding energy-coupled thiamine transporter ThiT, whose amino-acid sequence MNHKKFSAKQLVFSAVALALATVTSLIKPFDLPMGGSVTLFSMLFIVLIGYWYGPYIGITAGIAYGLLQFVIEPYFYSIPQFFTDYPLAFGALGLSGFFSKKKNGLIKGYIAGVLGRYFFAFLSGLLFFASYAEGSGMSAPIYSLVYNGSYLLTEAVITIIIIALPPVTNALSKMKVLAQE is encoded by the coding sequence ATGAATCATAAAAAATTTTCTGCAAAACAGCTGGTATTTTCTGCTGTCGCCCTGGCGCTTGCCACTGTCACTTCACTTATCAAACCCTTTGATTTACCTATGGGTGGTTCCGTTACCTTATTCAGTATGCTTTTTATTGTATTAATTGGATACTGGTATGGACCTTATATAGGAATTACTGCAGGTATTGCCTACGGTCTTCTCCAGTTTGTTATTGAGCCCTATTTCTACTCAATTCCGCAATTTTTTACAGATTATCCTCTGGCATTTGGAGCTCTTGGATTATCCGGTTTCTTCTCTAAGAAGAAAAACGGCCTGATAAAAGGCTACATCGCAGGAGTGCTGGGACGTTACTTTTTCGCCTTTTTATCAGGTCTTCTCTTTTTTGCTTCTTATGCAGAAGGAAGTGGTATGAGTGCACCAATCTACTCTCTGGTTTACAACGGCTCCTATCTTCTTACAGAAGCTGTTATTACCATCATTATCATTGCACTGCCACCTGTTACCAATGCACTGAGTAAAATGAAGGTTTTGGCACAGGAATAA